One genomic segment of Chitinophaga sancti includes these proteins:
- a CDS encoding YwbE family protein — MKSEGQYRKDIYPGLEVGIILKKDQRSGKITYGIVQDLLTSAAFHSRGIKVRLEDGQVGRVQVLDTDPDLD, encoded by the coding sequence ATGAAATCAGAAGGACAATATAGAAAAGACATTTATCCGGGGTTGGAAGTGGGGATCATTCTCAAAAAAGACCAGCGGAGTGGGAAAATCACCTATGGGATAGTGCAGGATTTGCTGACGTCGGCGGCATTTCATTCCAGGGGGATAAAGGTGAGGCTGGAAGATGGGCAGGTAGGAAGAGTGCAGGTGTTGGACACAGATCCGGATTTAGATTAA
- a CDS encoding YciI family protein — MEKFMLLIREDLQKLKENTDKDRDYCIKEMTAWVEGLAATGNYVGGEPLWTEGRYVTKDTIVSDGPFIEAKEGVSGYILINAENLEQAAALAQTCPFVQRGELEIEVRPIMVTDFPNG; from the coding sequence ATGGAAAAATTCATGCTCCTCATCAGGGAAGACCTGCAAAAGTTAAAAGAAAATACAGACAAAGACAGGGACTATTGCATCAAAGAAATGACAGCATGGGTGGAAGGACTCGCTGCCACAGGCAATTATGTAGGAGGTGAACCTTTATGGACCGAAGGCCGGTATGTTACGAAAGATACGATTGTATCCGACGGCCCATTTATTGAAGCGAAGGAAGGCGTAAGCGGTTACATCCTGATCAATGCAGAAAATCTGGAACAGGCAGCAGCGCTGGCGCAAACCTGTCCATTCGTACAGCGGGGAGAGCTGGAAATTGAAGTAAGACCTATTATGGTGACAGATTTCCCGAATGGTTGA
- a CDS encoding thioredoxin family protein yields the protein MENRIVSHAEWVEARKAFLVKEKEYTHLRDQLAKERQALPWEKVDTNYVFDGPNGKMTLSDLFEGRSQLLVQHFMMGPEWKEGCVGCSFMADHVPGALLHLNNHDVSFAAISRAPIEAIEAFRKRMGWNFRWVSSGQNNFNFDYHVSFKKEDTVYYNYENSKFGGEELPGISVFYKDESGQIFHTYSSYARGNEELLGTYVILDLMPKGRNEENGLQDWVRHHDKYEVVCEHKCCHS from the coding sequence ATGGAAAATCGTATCGTATCGCATGCTGAATGGGTCGAAGCCCGCAAAGCCTTCCTGGTCAAAGAAAAAGAATATACCCACCTCCGCGACCAGCTGGCAAAAGAGCGCCAGGCACTGCCCTGGGAGAAAGTAGACACAAACTATGTATTCGACGGCCCCAACGGCAAAATGACCCTCTCAGACCTGTTTGAAGGCCGTAGCCAGCTCCTGGTGCAGCATTTTATGATGGGACCGGAGTGGAAAGAAGGCTGTGTTGGATGTTCCTTTATGGCGGACCATGTACCGGGGGCCTTATTACACCTGAACAATCACGATGTTTCTTTTGCCGCTATTTCAAGAGCGCCCATAGAGGCTATTGAAGCTTTCAGAAAGCGTATGGGCTGGAATTTCCGCTGGGTGTCTTCCGGACAGAACAACTTCAATTTTGATTATCATGTATCATTTAAAAAGGAGGATACTGTATATTACAATTATGAGAATAGTAAATTTGGTGGTGAGGAGTTGCCTGGGATCAGTGTATTTTATAAGGATGAAAGCGGGCAGATCTTTCATACGTATTCTTCTTATGCCAGGGGCAATGAGGAACTGCTGGGGACTTATGTGATACTGGATCTTATGCCCAAGGGCAGGAATGAGGAGAATGGGTTGCAGGATTGGGTGCGTCATCACGATAAGTATGAGGTTGTGTGTGAACATAAATGTTGTCACTCATGA
- a CDS encoding alpha-L-arabinofuranosidase C-terminal domain-containing protein, giving the protein MNNNVNRFSRRGFLKSGSGVMAGLMIPATVKGFFAREKASISVDVNEVRGIVCPEIYGQFIEHLGRAIYGGIFDEATNTFRKDVLEKVKPLKAPLMRYPGGTVTKIYHWKDGIGPVDKRPVRRNLIWGGEDSNHFGTDEFMQYSAEIGAAPFLTVNMNTGTAEEASDWVEYCNATGNSYFATLRKTNGHAAPYKVKYWGLGNEEAAREDAGLLQNPDDYIKKAWYFAKLMKLQDPEISLVLVGDNDEWNRKVLQEMHPVCDYISLHLYAGSQPGKPATLFSSIASMEKRIVETAQLIREIAPEKVENFNKWYRFPSRQKPVKIALDEWGIWENGGTGDYGLEVKYNWNHALGVATFFNIFHRHADVIGMATWAQTVNVLAPVMTDKTRVFVQTVYYPMMLYRRLCGGKSVGVKVDGPVNDGIPALDVAATVNEDILTITVVNRDPKQDIDIALNKNGNWKVYVLNAPGIELENTFVKDVVSHKETNMKGANYTAPAHSISFLQVKM; this is encoded by the coding sequence ATGAATAATAATGTGAACCGTTTTTCCCGTAGGGGCTTTCTCAAATCCGGGAGTGGTGTGATGGCTGGGTTAATGATACCGGCAACTGTGAAGGGCTTTTTTGCCAGGGAGAAAGCCAGTATAAGCGTGGATGTGAATGAGGTCAGGGGCATCGTTTGCCCGGAAATATACGGACAGTTTATAGAGCACCTGGGCAGGGCTATTTATGGAGGTATCTTTGATGAAGCTACGAATACTTTTCGCAAAGATGTACTGGAAAAAGTGAAGCCACTCAAAGCCCCGCTGATGCGCTATCCCGGTGGTACGGTCACAAAGATCTATCACTGGAAAGATGGAATTGGTCCTGTAGATAAACGGCCTGTAAGACGGAACCTGATCTGGGGTGGGGAAGACAGTAATCATTTTGGTACGGACGAATTTATGCAATATAGCGCTGAGATAGGCGCAGCGCCATTCCTCACGGTGAATATGAATACCGGTACAGCAGAGGAGGCGTCAGACTGGGTAGAGTATTGTAATGCCACTGGCAACAGTTACTTTGCCACACTACGTAAAACGAATGGACATGCAGCACCCTATAAGGTTAAATATTGGGGGCTTGGAAATGAAGAAGCGGCCAGAGAGGATGCGGGGTTGTTACAAAACCCTGACGACTATATCAAAAAGGCCTGGTATTTTGCAAAGCTGATGAAATTGCAGGACCCTGAGATCAGCCTGGTACTGGTGGGGGATAATGATGAGTGGAACAGGAAGGTCCTGCAGGAAATGCATCCGGTATGTGATTATATCTCCCTGCACCTGTATGCAGGTTCACAACCGGGCAAACCAGCTACCTTGTTCTCTTCGATCGCTTCGATGGAAAAGAGAATTGTGGAAACGGCGCAGCTGATAAGAGAGATTGCGCCTGAAAAGGTAGAGAACTTTAATAAGTGGTATCGTTTTCCCAGCAGGCAGAAGCCGGTGAAGATTGCGCTGGATGAGTGGGGGATATGGGAGAATGGAGGAACGGGGGATTATGGATTGGAGGTGAAGTACAATTGGAACCATGCGCTGGGTGTGGCTACGTTCTTTAATATTTTTCACAGGCATGCAGATGTGATTGGAATGGCTACGTGGGCGCAGACGGTGAATGTGCTGGCGCCGGTTATGACGGATAAGACAAGGGTATTTGTGCAAACGGTTTATTATCCGATGATGTTGTACAGGCGATTGTGTGGCGGAAAGAGTGTGGGCGTGAAGGTGGATGGACCGGTAAATGATGGGATTCCTGCGCTCGATGTGGCTGCTACTGTAAATGAGGATATATTGACGATTACAGTAGTGAACAGAGATCCTAAACAGGATATTGATATCGCATTAAATAAGAACGGGAACTGGAAGGTGTATGTATTGAATGCGCCGGGGATAGAATTGGAGAATACATTTGTTAAGGATGTGGTTTCTCATAAAGAAACTAATATGAAAGGGGCGAATTACACAGCTCCTGCACACAGTATTTCCTTTTTACAGGTAAAAATGTAA